Within the Pseudarthrobacter sp. W1I19 genome, the region CCACCGGGTTATCCCCGGGCGTCGAATTCTGCTCAACCACAGGGGCTACTTTCCCGCGACCCGGATGTCGCGGCCGGAGGCAACCTTGGCGGACATGCCCCACAGCTCGATGAAGCCACGGGCCATGGACTGGTCGAAGGTGTCGCCGGTGTCGTAGGTGGCCAGGGAGAAGTCGTACAGCGAGGTGTCGGAGCGGCGGCCGTTGACGATGGCCTGGCCGCCGTGGAGCACCATGCGGATGTCGCCGGAGACGTACTTCTGGGTGTCGTCGATGAAAGCGTCCAGGGAATGCTTGAGCGGCGAGAACCACTGGCCGTCGTAGACCAGCTCGGCCCAGCGCTGGCCAACGGTGGCCTTGAAGCGGGCCTGCTCACGCTCGATGGTGATGTCCTCGAGGTGCTTGTGGGCGGTGATCAGCGCCATGGCGCCGGGGGCCTCGTAAATTTCGCGGGACTTGATGCCCACCAGGCGGTCCTCGACGACGTCGATCCGGCCCACACCCTGGGCGCCGGCGCGGCGGTTGAGTTCCTTGATGGCCTGCAGCGGGGTGACCTTCACGCCGTCGATCGCTACCGGAATGCCGGCCTCGAAGGAGATGGTGACCTCATCCGGTGCCGGCGGGAACTCCGGGGTGGCGGTGTAGTCGTAGATGTCCTTGGTGGGGGCGTTCCAGATGTCCTCGAGGTAGCCGGTCTCCACGGCGCGGCCCCAGACGTTCTGGTCAATGGAGTACGGGTTCTTCTTGGTGGTCTCAATGGGCAGGCCCTTTTCCTCGGCGAAGGCGATGGCCTTGTCGCGGGTGAGGGCGAGGTCGCGGACCGGTGCGATGCACTTCAGGTCCGGGCCGAGGGTCTGGATGCCCACTTCGAAGCGGACCTGGTCATTGCCCTTGCCCGTGCAGCCGTGCGCAACGGTGGTGGCACCGAATTCGCGGGCGGCCTTGACCAGGTGCTTGACGATGACCGGGCGGGAGATGGCGGACACCAGCGGGTAGTGCCCCTGGTAGAGGGCGTTGGCCTTCAGGGTGGGCATGGCGTATTCGTTGGCGAATTCGTCGGAGGCGTCGGCCACGTAGGCTTCGACGGCGCCGCAGCCCAGGGCACGCTGGCGGATGGTCTCGAGGGACTCGCCGCCCTGTCCAACGTCAACCGCCACGGCGATGACCTCGGCTCCGGTGGCTTCACCGATCCAGCCGATGGCTACTGAGGTGTCCAGGCCGCCGGAGTAGGCCAGCACGATGCGTTCAGTCACTTCAAATGCTCCTTGTGGTTGGGGATTGCAGATATTGTCTTCAAGCTTATTGCCCGGCCTCTTCGGCCAGTTGCAGGAACCTGGCGGCGAGGTCCTGGCCGCCGTTGGGGTCCCGGGAGACCAGCAGCACGGTGTCGTCCCCGGCGATCGTCCCCAAAATGGACGGCATCACCGAGTGGTCGATGGCCAGGGCCAGGAAATTGGCGGCTCCGGGCGGCGTGCGGAGCACGGCGATATTGGCCGAGGCCTCCGCGGTGACCAGGAGTTCGCTGCAGAGCCGTGCCAGCCGGGCGTCCAGGATTTCCTGGCTCACTCCGCTCTTGGCGGCCCGCTCGCCGCCCTCGCCGGGGACGGCGTACACCAGCACGCCTTCCTTGCCGCGGACCCGGACCGCGCCCAGTTCCACGAGGTCGCGGGACAGGGTGGCCTGGGTGACCTGCACGCCGTCGTCCGCGAGCAGGGCCGCCAGCTCCGCCTGGGACCGCACGGATTCACCCGTAAGGATGGCCGTGATGCGTGCCTGGCGGGCTGTTTTGGTGGCCGGGCTGGAGCCCGGCACCGCCGGTTGGGCGGACACTAGAACGTGCTCTCCCCGGTGCCTTCGACGGGAGCGAGGCCCTCCACGAAGGCCAGGCCGGACCGGTGCATCAGCCAGGCCATCAGGGCCTTCTGGGCGTGGAGCCGGTTTTCGGCTTCGTCCCAGACGATGGACTGCGGGCCGTCGATCACGCCCGCCGAAATTTCATAACCGCGGTAGGCAGGGAGGCAGTGAAGCACGACGGCGTCTTCCGCGGCGTATGCCATGGCCTCCTCATCCACGGAGTACTCGCGGAAGAGCTGCAGCCGCGCCTCCTTTTCGGCTTCCTGGCCCATGGATACCCACGTGTCTGTTGCGACGACGTCGGCCCCTTTGAGGGCCGCCGCGGCATCGGTGGTGATCAGTACTGAACCGCCGGTCTGGGCGGCGCGCTCCTCGGCTTCGGCCACCACCTCATCTGCCGGGAGGTACCCTTCGGGCCCGGCGATGCGGACGTGCATGCCGGCCGTGACGCCGGCCAGGAGGTAGGAGTTGGCCATGTTGTTCGCGGCGTCCCCGAGGTAGCTCATGGTGAGGCCCTTGAGTTCGCCTTTGTGTTCCTTCACGGCCAGCAGGTCCGCGAGCAGCTGGCAGGGGTGGTAATCATCGCACAGGGCGTTGATCACCGGCACCGTGGAGTTTTCCGCCATCGCCACCAGGCCGGCGTGCGGGCCGGTCCGCCACACGATGGTGGACACCATCCGTTCCAGGACCTTGGCGGTGTCCTCCACGGACTCCTTGTGGCCGATCTGGGCTTCGCCGGGATTGATGATCAGGGCGTTGCCGCCCATGTCCGCGATGCCGGTGGCAAACGAGACCCGGGTCCGGGTGGAGGTCTTGTCGAAGATCACGGCAACGGTCTTGCGGCCGCTTCCCGCGGCAGCGAACGGCTGGACGCTGTACGGATCGGCCTTCATGCGGACGGCAAGGTCCAGGACCTCCGCCTGCTCGGCAGGGCTGAGGTCTGTGTCCTTGAGGAAGTGCCGGGTGGTGCCGGTGGCTGTTGTCACTGGGCGTCCTTAGCTGCTTGGAGGATGGCCGGGAAGGCGGCGAGGAAGGTGTCTGCCTGCGCTGTGGTGAGGACCAGCGGCGGCGCCAGGCGAATGGTGCGCGGACCGGGGCTGTTGACGATGAAGCCGGCGTCAAGGCCCGCCTGCACCACGGCCGGGGCCACGTCCGCGTCCAGGTCGAAGCCAATGAGCAGGCCTTCGCCCCGGACATCGGTGACGCCCGGGATGGCTACCAGCGCGGAACGCAGGTGCTCCCCCACCGCCGCCACGTTGGCCAGGACATCCTGGCTTTCGATGGCATGCAGGGTGGCCAAAGCAGCCGCCGTGGCCACGGGGTTGCCGCCGAAGGTGGTGCCGTGCTGGCCCGCGCTTAATAACGACGACGTCCCGTCACCAAACGTGACGAGCGCACCGATCGGGAAGCCGCCGCCCAGGCCCTTTGCCAGGGTGACAGCGTCCGGCATGATCCCGGCGTCCTCACTGGCCAGCCATTTGCCCGTACGGCCGATGCCGGTCTGCACCTCGTCAAGGATGAGCAACGCCCCCACACGGGCCGTCAGCTCCCGCGCAGCCTGCAGGTATCCGGGCGGCAGGGGACGGACCCCGGCCTCGCCCTGGATGGGCTCCAGGAACACTGCGGCCACGGTTTCGTCAACGGCCGCTTTGAGCGCTTCGACGTCCCCGAACGGGATGTGCACCACACCGCCGGGCAGCGGCTCGAACGGCGCGCGGTAGGCCTCTTTTGCCGTCAGCGCCAGGGCGCCCATGGTCCGGCCGTGGAAGGCACCTTCGAGTGCAATGATTTTGGTCCGCTTCGTCCCGCTGCCCCCGGAATTGCGGCGGGCCAGCTTGAAGGCAGCCTCGTTGGCCTCGGTTCCTGAGTTGGTGAAAAACACCTTGGAACCGGCTGGCGCGTTGCTGAGGGCCAGGAGCTTTTCGGCCAGCGCAATCTGGGTGGGGCTGGTGAAAAAGTTCGACACGTGGCCCAGCGTGGCCAGCTGGCTGGAGATGACCGACGTGACGAACGGGTTGGCGTGGCCCAGTGCATTGACCGCAATCCCGCCGAGCAGGTCCAGGTATTCCTTGCCGTCAGCGTCCCACACAAGGCAGCCGGCACCGCGGACCAGCACGCGCTGCGGCGTCCCGAACACGCCCATCAGCGAGGTGGAGTAGCGGGCCAGCCACTCGGATCCGGCGTGGCCCGTGGTTTCCACGAGCTCAGTCACCGGGGTTTCGACAGGCTCAACCACCGGGGTTTGCTGGATGTTCTTCATCCGTTGATCTCCTCATCGGGAACCACCTGGGTGCCGATTCCCGCCGTCGTGAATGTTTCCAGAAGCATGGAGTGGGGCAGGCGCCCGTCCACGATGTGCGCACGTTCCACTCCCTCATCTATGGCCTTGAGGCAGGCGGCCATCTTGGGGATCATGCCCGATTCGAGTTTGGGCAGCATGTCCCGCAGCTCGGAGGCCGTCAGCGAGGAAATCAGCGAAGACTTGTCCGGCCAGTTGGCATAGAGGCCTTCAACGTCCGTCAGGATGACCAGTTTGGAGGCGCCCAGCGCCGAGGCGACGGCCGCAGCAGCGGTGTCGGCGTTAACATTGAGGACCTGGCCCGTGGGCTGGAAGCGCGCAGTGCCGGCCACGCCGTCGCCGCCGTCAACGATCTCCGGGGCAACGGTGGAGATCACCGGGATCCGGCCGGCCTCAAGAATGTCCACAATGCCTGCCGGGTCGACGCCGACCACCTCGCCTACCAGCCCGAGGTCCACTTCTTCGCCGTTCACCACAGTCCCGGTCCGGACAGCGCGCAGCAGTCCGCCGTCTTCCCCGGACATGCCCACAGCATAGGGCCCGTGGGAGTTGATCAGGCCCACCAGTTCGCGTCCCACCTGGCCGGTGAGGACCATGCGGACCACGTCCATGGCCTCGGGGGTGGTGACGCGCAGCCCGCCCTTGAACTCGGATTCAATGCCCAGCCGGCCCAGCATGGAGTTGATCTGCGGACCGCCGCCATGAACCACCACCGGGTGGATGCCCACGTGGTGGAGGAAAACGATGTCCTCGGCGAAGGCGCGGCGCAGCTCGTCGTTGACCATGGCGTTGCCGCCGTACTTGACCACCATGATGGAACCGGCGAACCGCTGGATCCAAGGCAGGGCCTCAATCAGGGTGGCGGCCTTGTCCTGCGCATCGGACATGGTGGTGGTTTCACGCGTCTGGGTGTTCATGCTGTCACTTTCCGCAACGGTTTTTCCGGGGGCGCGGCTCCTAGCTGGAGTAGGCGCTGTTCTCGTGCACGTAGTCGTGGGTGAGGTCGTTCGTCCAGATGGTGGCCTCGGCGCCGCCTGCCTGCAGGTCGATTTCCACGAGCACTTCGCGGGGCTCCAGGTCCACAAGGGCCCGGTCATCGCCGATGCTGCCGTTGCGGCAAATCTGGATTCCGTTCATGGAGACGTTGAGCTGGTCCGGCTCGAAAGCGGCGTCAGTAGTACCCACAGCGGACAGCACCCGCCCCCAGTTCGGATCCTTGCCGAAGATGGCGGCCTTGAAAAGGTTCGACCGGGCCACGGACCGGCTGACGGTTTCGGCGTCGGCCTCGCTTGCCGCGTTGAAGGTACGGATGGCGATGTCGTGGCTGGCACCCTCGGCGTCACCAATGAGCTTGCGGGCAAGCTCGGCGCACACCTGGGTGAGGCCGGCGCCGAAAACCTCGGCGGACGGCACGGCGCCGGAGGCGCCGGAGGCCAGGAGCACCACGGTGTCGTTGGTGGACATGCAGCCGTCGGAGTCCGCGCGGTCGAAGGTGACTCGCGTGGCATCGCGCAGGACGACGTCGAGCATTTCCTGCTCCACTACCGCATCCGTGGTGAGGACCACCAGCATGGTGGCCAGGCCGGGCGCCAGCATGCCGGCACCCTTGGCAATGCCGCCGATGCTGAATTCCTGGCCGTCCGCGTCGGTGCCGATGAACAGCGCCGCTTTGGGGACCGAGTCGGTAGTCATGATGGCGGTGGCAGCGTCCGGTCCCCCGTCGGTGCTGAGGGCCTTGGCGGCTGCCTCAACGCCGGGAAGGATCTTGTCCATGGGCAACTGCTCACCGATCAGGCCGGTGGAGCAGACGAATACGTCGGTGGCTGAGATACCCAGTACTTCGGCGACTTTTTCGGCCGTGCTGTGGGTGTTCTGGAAGCCGGTGGGCCCTGTGCAGGCGTTGGCGCCGCCGGAGTTCAGGATCACGGCGTCCACCCGGCCATCGGAGACCACCTGGCGGGACCAGTGGACCGGGGCCGCAGCCACACGGTTGCTGGTGAACACCGCGGCAGCAGCTTTGGCGGGACCGTCGTTGACCACCAGGGCAAGGTCCGGGTTGCCGGAGGCCTTCAGCCCGGCGGTGACGCCGGCGGCCCGGAAGCCAAGGGGTGCGGTAACGGTCACGGGGCTACTCCCTGCAGGTCAAGGCCGGCGGTTTCCGCCAGGCCGAGTGCGATGTTCATGGACTGCACGGCGCCGCCGGCGGTCCCTTTGGTGAGGTTGTCGATGACACAGGTGACAATAACGCGGCCGGTGTGCGCGTCAAAGGCAATCTGCATGGCTGCGTGGTTGGACCCCTGGACGGCCTTGGTGGCGGGCCACTGGCCTTCGGGCAGTACGTGCACAAACGGTTCGTCGTCGTACGCGTCGGTCCAGGCCTGGCGCAGCTGTTCGGCCGTAGTGCCGGGCTTAACCCTGGCAGTGGCGGTGGTGAGGATCCCGCGGCTCATGGGCGCGAGTGTGGGGGTGAAGGAAACAGTCACTTGCTCCCCCGCCGCATTGGACAGGCCCTGTTCGATTTCGGGGGTGTGCCGGTGTCCCCCGCCCACACCGTAGGGGCTCATGGAGCCCATGACCTCGGAGCCGATCAGGTTCACTTTTGCTGCCTTGCCCGCGCCGGAGGTGCCTGAGGCGGAAACGATGACGACGTCGTCGGGCTCGAGGAGGTGCGCGGCGAACCCTGGCGTGAGGGCCAGCAGGGCCGACGTCGGGTAGCAGCCCGGCACGGCGATGCGGCTGGCGCCTTTGAGGGCTTCACGCTGTCCCGGCAGTTCCGGCAGGCCGTAGGGCCAGGTTCCGGCATGGGCTGAACCGTAGAACTTTTCCCAGGCTGCCGGGTCCTCCAGGCGGTGGTCGGCGCCGGCGTCGATCACCACCGTCCCTTTCGGAAGCTGGGCAGCAATCCCGGCGGAGGCGCCGTGCGGCAGTGCGAGGAAGACCACGTCGTGGCCGGAGAGGTTCTCCACGGTGGTGTCCTCCAGGATGCGGCTGGACAATCCGTGCAGGTGGGGCTGCAACTCGCCGAGGCGCGAACCGGCATTGCTGTGCGCTGTGATGGCCCCGATGGTCACATCCGGGTGGCCCGCGAGGAGGCGGAGTACCTCTCCGCCGGCGTAGCCGCTGGCGCCTGAGACTGCAACAGAAATAGTCATGGTTCCCACCTTACAGCAAAAGTATTCACTAGGCTCGATATTTATGCATGCGACCGCGCTCCTCCCTCAGACTTAACCGCCGAAGGCCTGCCGTATCCTGAGTAGAGGGTGATCCTGACCATGCAGTCCGAATGTCGGCTGCAATGTTGCCCGTAACAGTCACGAGGCGTCTTTGACCACCACCCTACCCACTTCTGTCCGCCGTGGCCCGCGTGTCCGGCAGCCGAACGCCGTAGTCCTGAGCTACTCCGAACTCTTGAAAGCCGTCAAAGCGGAAGGGCTGCTGGAACGGCGGGTGGGTTTCTACGCCACCCTGTTCTCGGTCCTGGTCCTCCTCATGGCAGCCGCGTGGTTCGGCTTCGCCCTGATCGGGGACAGCTGGTTCCAGCTCCTGATTGCGGCCGCCGTTGGCGTCCTCTGCACGCAGCTCAGCTTTCTGGCCCACGAGGCCGGCCACCGGCAGATCTTTGCCTCACGGCGCGCCAACGACTGGTCTGCGCGCCTGCTGGCCACGTCCGTGGCGGGGATCAGTTATTCCTGGTGGGAACAAAAGCACGGCGCGCACCACAACCACCCCAATGTGGTTTCCAAGGACCCGGACATCGCCACCGGCGCGATCGCCTTCCACGCCGAGGGCGCTGCCACCAGGCAGGGCCCTCTGTCCTTCCTGACCAGGAAACAGGGCTGGTTCTTCTTTCCCCTGCTCCTGCTCGTTGGGCTGGGCCTGCAGATAGATTCCGTGCGCTTCATTGTGCGCAGGGCAAAGGTGACGCACCGCTGGGTGGAGATTCCCATCCTCGCCGTCCGGCTGGCCCTGCTCCCGGTCCTGGCTTTCACCTTCCTGCCGCCGGGCATGGCGGCCGCTTTCATCGGCGTCCAACTGGCGGTCTTCGGTTTTTACATGGGGGCCTCCTTTGCCCCCAACCACAAGGGCATGCCTGTCCTGCCTGCGGACAGCAGGGTGGACTTCTTCAGCCGGCAGGTCCTGACCTCACGGAACATTTCCGGCGGCCGTTTTATGGACATCCTGCTGGGCGGGCTGAACCGCCAGGCTGAACACCACCTCTTCCCGGACATGGCACGGCCCCAGCTGGACCGGGCGGCCGCCATCGTTCGTGAGTATTGCAGCAA harbors:
- a CDS encoding argininosuccinate synthase; this encodes MTERIVLAYSGGLDTSVAIGWIGEATGAEVIAVAVDVGQGGESLETIRQRALGCGAVEAYVADASDEFANEYAMPTLKANALYQGHYPLVSAISRPVIVKHLVKAAREFGATTVAHGCTGKGNDQVRFEVGIQTLGPDLKCIAPVRDLALTRDKAIAFAEEKGLPIETTKKNPYSIDQNVWGRAVETGYLEDIWNAPTKDIYDYTATPEFPPAPDEVTISFEAGIPVAIDGVKVTPLQAIKELNRRAGAQGVGRIDVVEDRLVGIKSREIYEAPGAMALITAHKHLEDITIEREQARFKATVGQRWAELVYDGQWFSPLKHSLDAFIDDTQKYVSGDIRMVLHGGQAIVNGRRSDTSLYDFSLATYDTGDTFDQSMARGFIELWGMSAKVASGRDIRVAGK
- a CDS encoding arginine repressor, translating into MSAQPAVPGSSPATKTARQARITAILTGESVRSQAELAALLADDGVQVTQATLSRDLVELGAVRVRGKEGVLVYAVPGEGGERAAKSGVSQEILDARLARLCSELLVTAEASANIAVLRTPPGAANFLALAIDHSVMPSILGTIAGDDTVLLVSRDPNGGQDLAARFLQLAEEAGQ
- the argF gene encoding ornithine carbamoyltransferase, giving the protein MTTATGTTRHFLKDTDLSPAEQAEVLDLAVRMKADPYSVQPFAAAGSGRKTVAVIFDKTSTRTRVSFATGIADMGGNALIINPGEAQIGHKESVEDTAKVLERMVSTIVWRTGPHAGLVAMAENSTVPVINALCDDYHPCQLLADLLAVKEHKGELKGLTMSYLGDAANNMANSYLLAGVTAGMHVRIAGPEGYLPADEVVAEAEERAAQTGGSVLITTDAAAALKGADVVATDTWVSMGQEAEKEARLQLFREYSVDEEAMAYAAEDAVVLHCLPAYRGYEISAGVIDGPQSIVWDEAENRLHAQKALMAWLMHRSGLAFVEGLAPVEGTGESTF
- a CDS encoding acetylornithine transaminase, whose translation is MKNIQQTPVVEPVETPVTELVETTGHAGSEWLARYSTSLMGVFGTPQRVLVRGAGCLVWDADGKEYLDLLGGIAVNALGHANPFVTSVISSQLATLGHVSNFFTSPTQIALAEKLLALSNAPAGSKVFFTNSGTEANEAAFKLARRNSGGSGTKRTKIIALEGAFHGRTMGALALTAKEAYRAPFEPLPGGVVHIPFGDVEALKAAVDETVAAVFLEPIQGEAGVRPLPPGYLQAARELTARVGALLILDEVQTGIGRTGKWLASEDAGIMPDAVTLAKGLGGGFPIGALVTFGDGTSSLLSAGQHGTTFGGNPVATAAALATLHAIESQDVLANVAAVGEHLRSALVAIPGVTDVRGEGLLIGFDLDADVAPAVVQAGLDAGFIVNSPGPRTIRLAPPLVLTTAQADTFLAAFPAILQAAKDAQ
- the argB gene encoding acetylglutamate kinase, with the protein product MNTQTRETTTMSDAQDKAATLIEALPWIQRFAGSIMVVKYGGNAMVNDELRRAFAEDIVFLHHVGIHPVVVHGGGPQINSMLGRLGIESEFKGGLRVTTPEAMDVVRMVLTGQVGRELVGLINSHGPYAVGMSGEDGGLLRAVRTGTVVNGEEVDLGLVGEVVGVDPAGIVDILEAGRIPVISTVAPEIVDGGDGVAGTARFQPTGQVLNVNADTAAAAVASALGASKLVILTDVEGLYANWPDKSSLISSLTASELRDMLPKLESGMIPKMAACLKAIDEGVERAHIVDGRLPHSMLLETFTTAGIGTQVVPDEEING
- the argJ gene encoding bifunctional glutamate N-acetyltransferase/amino-acid acetyltransferase ArgJ — encoded protein: MTVTAPLGFRAAGVTAGLKASGNPDLALVVNDGPAKAAAAVFTSNRVAAAPVHWSRQVVSDGRVDAVILNSGGANACTGPTGFQNTHSTAEKVAEVLGISATDVFVCSTGLIGEQLPMDKILPGVEAAAKALSTDGGPDAATAIMTTDSVPKAALFIGTDADGQEFSIGGIAKGAGMLAPGLATMLVVLTTDAVVEQEMLDVVLRDATRVTFDRADSDGCMSTNDTVVLLASGASGAVPSAEVFGAGLTQVCAELARKLIGDAEGASHDIAIRTFNAASEADAETVSRSVARSNLFKAAIFGKDPNWGRVLSAVGTTDAAFEPDQLNVSMNGIQICRNGSIGDDRALVDLEPREVLVEIDLQAGGAEATIWTNDLTHDYVHENSAYSS
- the argC gene encoding N-acetyl-gamma-glutamyl-phosphate reductase, whose product is MTISVAVSGASGYAGGEVLRLLAGHPDVTIGAITAHSNAGSRLGELQPHLHGLSSRILEDTTVENLSGHDVVFLALPHGASAGIAAQLPKGTVVIDAGADHRLEDPAAWEKFYGSAHAGTWPYGLPELPGQREALKGASRIAVPGCYPTSALLALTPGFAAHLLEPDDVVIVSASGTSGAGKAAKVNLIGSEVMGSMSPYGVGGGHRHTPEIEQGLSNAAGEQVTVSFTPTLAPMSRGILTTATARVKPGTTAEQLRQAWTDAYDDEPFVHVLPEGQWPATKAVQGSNHAAMQIAFDAHTGRVIVTCVIDNLTKGTAGGAVQSMNIALGLAETAGLDLQGVAP
- a CDS encoding acyl-CoA desaturase, with protein sequence MTTTLPTSVRRGPRVRQPNAVVLSYSELLKAVKAEGLLERRVGFYATLFSVLVLLMAAAWFGFALIGDSWFQLLIAAAVGVLCTQLSFLAHEAGHRQIFASRRANDWSARLLATSVAGISYSWWEQKHGAHHNHPNVVSKDPDIATGAIAFHAEGAATRQGPLSFLTRKQGWFFFPLLLLVGLGLQIDSVRFIVRRAKVTHRWVEIPILAVRLALLPVLAFTFLPPGMAAAFIGVQLAVFGFYMGASFAPNHKGMPVLPADSRVDFFSRQVLTSRNISGGRFMDILLGGLNRQAEHHLFPDMARPQLDRAAAIVREYCSKHQVPYTETTLLQSYGIIVRYLNQVGLAAGRHFECPMATVTRRY